In the genome of Dioscorea cayenensis subsp. rotundata cultivar TDr96_F1 chromosome 1, TDr96_F1_v2_PseudoChromosome.rev07_lg8_w22 25.fasta, whole genome shotgun sequence, one region contains:
- the LOC120278117 gene encoding uncharacterized protein LOC120278117 has translation MAAILFPAPLENLSAILVETGEARIVVIVNRHSTLSNLSACLSRSLFGNPPFTLKYQFPNEVIKTHSEAPKVILLGVEQGFVNNAAGFMQYWSLTLRSRAS, from the exons ATGGCGGCTATATTATTCCCCGCTCCACTGGAAAATCTCTCTGCTATCTTGGTGGAGACTGGCGAGGCTCGCATCGTCGTCATCGTCAATCGCCATTCCACCCTCTCCAATCTCTCTGCTTGCCTCTCTCGTTCTCTTTTCGGCAACCCGCCCTTCACCCTCAAGTACCAGTTCCCCAACGAGGTTATCAAAACTCATTCTGAGGCTCCGAAGGTCATCCTCCTGGGTGTTGAGCAGGGTTTTGTCAACAATGCAGCAg GTTTCATGCAGTATTGGAGTTTGACGTTGCGAAGCAGAGCTAGCTGA